In the Alligator mississippiensis isolate rAllMis1 chromosome 7, rAllMis1, whole genome shotgun sequence genome, one interval contains:
- the LOC132251871 gene encoding olfactory receptor 13G1-like: protein MEASNHTRVSEFNMQGLFDHPHLQGLFFGTVLCLFVVAIKGNSLIILAIVFHPPLHTPMYFFIANLALIDILCTSAILPKMMQNLMLGKKSISFDGCMAQLFTFTLSSGTELVLLTAMALDRYMAICRPLRYVTVMTKSVCITLAAIVWAVGAINSLVHTLLMLRLNFCGPNFIQHFFCEIPPLLALSCTSTYLNEVMVFIADVFLAMGNFLLTGTSYAFIISSILKIQSSEGKRRAFSTCSSHLVVVALYYSAIIYTYIRPTSSYSLDKDKLVAVLYTLVTPALNPLIYSLRNKEVKVAFRKILPLERVSLKRNRLDFVRTTVIQTRSS from the coding sequence ATGGAAGCCAGTAACCATACCAGAGTATCTGAGTTCAACATGCAGGGACTCTTTGACCATCCCCATTTACAGGGGCTCTTCTTTGGAACCGTGCTCTGCCTTTTTGTTGTTGCCATCAAGGGCAATTCCCTGATCATCCTGGCCATTGTCTTCCACCCGcctctgcacacccccatgtacttcttcattGCTAACTTGGCTCTAATTGATATTCTTTGCACGTCTGCCATCCTACCCAAAATGATGCAGAACCTGATGCTTGGGAAGAAAAGCATCTCCTTCGATGGCTGCATGGCTCAGCTCTTTACCTTCACTTTGTCATCTGGAACAGAGCTAGTGCTCCTTACAGCCATGGCTTTGGACCGGTACATGGCCATCTGCCGTCCCTTGCGCTATGTAACTGTCATGACCAAGAGTGTTTGCATCACATTAGCAGCCATTGTCTGGGCAGTTGGAGCAATCAATTCCTTGGTGCACACCTTGCTCATGCTTCGACTAAATTTTTGTGGGCCTAACTTCATCCAGCACTTCTTTTGTGAAATCCCACCTCTGTTGGCATTGTCCTGCACCTCAACGTACCTGAATGAAGTCATGGTCTTCATTGCTGATGTCTTCCTAGCCATGGGGAACTTCCTACTGACCGGTACATCCTATGCCTTCATCATCAGCAGCATTTTGAAAATTCAGAGCTCTGAAGGGAAGCGAAGGGCCTTCTCTACATGTTCCTCGCACCTTGTTGTGGTTGCCCTATACTACTCTGCCATTATCTACACTTACATTCGGCCGACCTCCAGCTACTCGCTGGATAAGGACAAGCTGGTGGCCGTTCTGTACACGCTTGTGACTCCCGCACTGAATCCTCTGATCTACAGTCTGCGCAACAAGGAAGTCAAAGTGGCCTTTAGGAAAATTCTTCCACTTGAGAGAGTCAGCTTGAAAAGGAATAGGCTTGACTTTGTTAGGACCACTGTGATTCAAACCCGAAGTAGCTGA